Proteins found in one Synechococcus sp. LA31 genomic segment:
- the nadC gene encoding carboxylating nicotinate-nucleotide diphosphorylase, with product MALSLALTPQLRAQLQAWLMEDLGRGDLSAAALQGCQGRAHWIAKAQGRFCGGVLLQPLLKELDPNGQVRLLVEEGAPVLLGQRLLELEGSAAALVGVERTALNLAMRLSGIATATAVLAAELLHTGVHLADTRKTTPGLRVLEKYAVRCGGGVNHRMGLDDAAMLKENHLAWAGGVRQAVAAVQASAPWPARVIVEAETEQQAHEAVEAGADGVLLDEFTPEALAALVPVLRRLAAGRSVILEASGVQPEQLRAYAATGIDLISTSAPVTRSRWLDLSMRFEN from the coding sequence ATGGCCTTGTCTCTGGCTCTCACCCCACAGCTGCGCGCCCAGCTCCAGGCCTGGCTGATGGAAGATCTCGGCCGCGGCGATCTCAGTGCTGCCGCGTTGCAGGGATGTCAGGGCCGCGCCCACTGGATCGCCAAGGCTCAAGGGCGCTTCTGCGGAGGTGTGCTGCTCCAGCCCTTGCTGAAGGAGCTGGATCCCAACGGGCAGGTGCGGTTGCTGGTGGAGGAGGGGGCGCCGGTGCTATTGGGCCAGCGCTTGCTCGAGCTGGAGGGTTCGGCGGCGGCGTTGGTGGGCGTGGAGCGCACGGCACTCAATCTGGCCATGCGGTTGTCGGGCATTGCCACGGCCACCGCAGTCCTGGCGGCGGAACTGCTCCACACGGGGGTGCACCTGGCGGACACCCGCAAAACCACCCCAGGGCTGCGGGTGTTGGAGAAATACGCGGTGCGTTGCGGCGGCGGGGTGAACCACCGCATGGGCCTCGATGATGCCGCCATGCTCAAGGAAAACCACCTGGCCTGGGCCGGTGGTGTGCGCCAGGCCGTGGCGGCGGTGCAGGCCTCAGCCCCTTGGCCCGCGCGGGTGATCGTGGAGGCGGAAACGGAGCAGCAGGCCCATGAGGCGGTCGAGGCGGGGGCTGATGGGGTGCTGCTGGATGAGTTCACTCCGGAGGCTTTGGCTGCCCTGGTGCCAGTGCTACGCCGGTTGGCGGCCGGTCGGTCGGTGATCCTTGAGGCTTCCGGCGTTCAGCCCGAGCAGCTACGGGCCTATGCAGCCACGGGCATTGATCTGATTTCCACCAGCGCGCCTGTTACCCGCAGCCGCTGGTTGGATCTGAGCATGCGCTTCGAGAACTGA
- a CDS encoding DUF3365 domain-containing protein: MKFPVLQSWMVGSGQRPLRKQLAITLSAIFSVSILVAVLLLNQLFGLQARSLIDQRSSFFMDAMLAVREYTSKDVNPIVAPLNEGPGAFRPESVPSYSAQTVFSYLKAKPEYRDYSYREAALNPTNLRDKADSFETGVIERFRNEPSLTTLAGEKSTPLGPMHFVARPIKITKESCLVCHSTPNRAPASQLLTYGDSSGFGWKLNEIVGAQIVTVPQKAVFAAKDRSLFTTALLFVIAFVAVGLITNSVLNQLILRPMREISRKAEEASVTPATVSFDERSRSDEIGLLARSFERMKQSLAISMQMLKDRQGRP, encoded by the coding sequence ATGAAGTTTCCGGTGCTTCAGAGCTGGATGGTCGGCTCCGGACAGCGGCCGCTCCGCAAGCAGTTGGCCATCACGTTGTCGGCCATTTTCTCGGTGTCGATTCTGGTGGCTGTGCTGCTGTTAAATCAGCTCTTTGGCCTCCAGGCACGCAGCCTGATTGATCAGCGCTCCAGCTTCTTCATGGATGCGATGTTGGCCGTTCGGGAATACACCAGTAAAGACGTTAACCCCATTGTTGCGCCGCTGAACGAGGGGCCGGGTGCGTTTCGTCCTGAGTCTGTACCCAGCTATTCCGCTCAGACGGTCTTCTCGTATCTGAAGGCCAAGCCCGAGTACAGGGACTATTCCTATCGCGAAGCGGCGCTCAATCCCACAAACTTGCGCGATAAGGCCGATAGCTTTGAAACAGGGGTGATCGAGCGCTTTCGCAATGAACCATCGCTGACCACGCTGGCGGGGGAGAAGAGCACACCGCTTGGCCCGATGCACTTTGTGGCGCGGCCGATCAAGATCACCAAAGAGAGTTGCCTGGTTTGTCACTCCACTCCGAATCGGGCGCCCGCCAGTCAACTGCTCACCTACGGCGATAGCAGCGGCTTTGGCTGGAAGCTCAATGAGATCGTGGGCGCTCAGATTGTCACGGTGCCTCAGAAAGCTGTGTTTGCGGCGAAAGACCGTTCGCTGTTCACCACAGCCTTGCTGTTTGTGATCGCGTTTGTGGCCGTAGGGCTGATCACCAACAGCGTGCTGAATCAATTGATCTTGCGCCCGATGCGTGAGATCAGCCGTAAGGCGGAGGAGGCCAGCGTCACCCCGGCCACCGTGTCGTTTGATGAGCGCAGCCGCAGCGATGAGATCGGTCTGCTGGCCCGCAGCTTTGAGCGCATGAAGCAGAGCTTGGCCATCTCGATGCAGATGCTCAAAGACCGGCAAGGGCGTCCATGA
- a CDS encoding PhnD/SsuA/transferrin family substrate-binding protein encodes MSVAGLGVRRPLLAVASMLSILMGCGQRPSAQVSLCGPTGQLRVGYVGAEEGRGSAGQSVLLDPDISRLRDLLTIASRCEVSLEPVASPEQARQRLGAGEWDLAFLPPGLAALAMEGTGNRDYSLLRPLGQRSQSRSQLLVSSGSDRRTLAQLNGARLGLLPRGSLTGFYLPLYNLHGLRLQSVHYALSYQELLDQLQAGRLDVIAWDASLPDPGVDVRVIVDDPNLIPVGALVLSQPLVAADHQPFLKLLDQSAAQLPPGLGYVAGVLPEAQRLQRLRTVVTNVESWSLPLKGQPYAVYGRKQQLNAEGAN; translated from the coding sequence ATGAGCGTTGCTGGGTTGGGGGTGCGGCGGCCGCTGCTGGCCGTTGCGTCGATGCTGTCGATCTTGATGGGCTGTGGGCAGCGACCTTCTGCGCAGGTGAGCCTGTGCGGCCCGACTGGTCAACTACGGGTGGGTTATGTGGGTGCTGAAGAAGGTCGTGGATCGGCGGGGCAATCCGTGTTGCTTGACCCCGATATCTCCCGGCTGCGCGATCTGCTCACCATCGCCAGTCGTTGTGAGGTGTCTCTGGAGCCGGTAGCCAGCCCGGAGCAGGCACGGCAACGGCTCGGGGCCGGCGAATGGGATCTGGCATTCCTGCCGCCGGGTCTGGCCGCGTTGGCGATGGAGGGGACAGGCAACCGTGATTACAGTCTGCTGCGCCCGCTCGGGCAGCGCAGTCAGTCACGCTCGCAGTTGTTGGTGTCGTCCGGTAGTGATCGGCGTACGCTCGCGCAATTGAACGGCGCCCGGTTAGGCCTGTTGCCGCGGGGTTCGCTCACGGGTTTTTATCTGCCCCTTTACAACCTGCACGGGTTGCGTCTGCAGTCGGTGCACTATGCCCTCAGTTACCAAGAGTTGCTCGATCAATTGCAGGCCGGCAGGCTGGATGTGATCGCTTGGGATGCTTCGCTGCCTGATCCCGGCGTCGATGTTCGGGTGATCGTTGATGATCCAAATCTGATCCCTGTGGGTGCGCTGGTGCTCAGTCAGCCCCTGGTGGCAGCTGACCACCAACCGTTTCTTAAGCTGCTGGATCAGAGTGCTGCCCAGCTCCCTCCCGGCCTGGGTTATGTGGCTGGAGTGTTGCCGGAAGCGCAGCGTTTGCAACGGCTACGCACGGTGGTCACCAACGTGGAGAGCTGGTCATTGCCGTTGAAAGGGCAGCCTTATGCCGTCTACGGTCGTAAACAGCAACTCAATGCTGAGGGAGCGAATTGA
- a CDS encoding protein kinase, whose product MAGRERQLKAIVFSDVVDSSVKIFADELIAIQRIKEDLALIRDELQRHGGSLVKSLGDGLLATFDGPTQALEFIQSCVQNLSARGRQSLAHRFGLHTGEIYADGDDILGQGVHLASRLQTVSPANGVAFVRSTYDLIDPRFRRLAQPMGEVELKGLPEPMQAYCLGQEQLLDFAQGHATEAVQLEMLLAHTPFELVRPLGRSSAQQTLLLQERQRERQAVMKLIPAGPTLVEALQVEAACLDRLRHPRIPRVLDGYARSGMFCFIQEYIPGPSLQGSLDLLRRKQRLAELLRQVLHVLEQVHAAGLVHGDLHPANLIPPQEEGPLFLVDFSLLKARLDTGSDQRSAGFTGVSEAGRPFFSAPERARFGRLTPAADLYALGVSALSLYTGQDPASLYDEAQGCWSLQGVEAEVAGWLAPLLEDLPARRVQQAADALRLLDQPPTAPLASSLPALGSPAPGLGALSKPVLHQQLVSTYGPMVELLLDSQPSVIAAVQVPALQERLVAAGLSRADVEEACRTAQVQPEPAVAVEPELPQASVPSPAQPAGPDLGYMPALRLAIGPIADLIWTAEMERAAAADPRRLRELLLQASVPEAAVELLLQQVSEAVAESVPVVVEAIQPTTPEQEAPAAVDGEQLLLRLIGPIGSTVWQEVAHLPAEQRLVALETTLRGYGLDAFTLADLRRQLQGG is encoded by the coding sequence ATGGCCGGGCGTGAACGCCAGCTCAAGGCCATCGTGTTCAGCGATGTGGTCGATTCCTCCGTGAAGATCTTTGCCGATGAGCTGATTGCCATTCAGCGCATCAAAGAAGATCTGGCGTTGATTCGTGATGAGCTGCAGCGCCATGGCGGGTCCTTGGTGAAATCGCTGGGTGATGGCCTGCTGGCCACGTTCGATGGCCCCACACAGGCGCTGGAGTTTATTCAGTCCTGCGTGCAAAACCTGTCAGCGAGGGGGCGTCAATCACTGGCCCATCGCTTTGGTCTGCATACCGGCGAGATTTACGCCGATGGTGACGACATCCTCGGGCAGGGGGTGCATCTGGCCTCGCGTCTGCAGACCGTGAGCCCTGCCAATGGTGTGGCGTTTGTCCGCTCCACCTACGACCTGATCGATCCCCGTTTCCGTCGCCTGGCGCAGCCCATGGGTGAGGTGGAGCTCAAGGGGTTACCGGAGCCGATGCAGGCCTATTGCCTGGGCCAGGAGCAGTTGCTCGACTTTGCCCAGGGCCATGCGACTGAGGCGGTGCAACTGGAGATGCTGCTGGCGCATACGCCGTTTGAGCTGGTGCGCCCGTTGGGACGCTCTTCCGCTCAGCAGACCCTGCTGCTCCAGGAGCGGCAACGGGAGCGCCAGGCGGTGATGAAGCTGATCCCTGCGGGACCCACGTTGGTGGAGGCCCTGCAGGTGGAGGCTGCCTGTCTGGATCGGCTGCGCCATCCCCGTATCCCGCGAGTGCTGGATGGCTATGCCCGCTCAGGGATGTTCTGCTTCATTCAGGAATACATTCCTGGCCCATCCCTCCAGGGATCGCTGGATTTGCTGCGTCGTAAGCAGCGGTTGGCAGAGTTGCTGCGGCAAGTGCTGCACGTGCTCGAGCAGGTTCATGCTGCCGGCCTGGTGCATGGCGATTTGCATCCCGCCAACCTGATCCCCCCTCAGGAGGAGGGCCCCCTCTTTCTGGTGGATTTCTCGTTGCTGAAGGCCCGCCTGGATACGGGATCCGATCAACGCTCCGCAGGGTTCACGGGTGTCTCGGAGGCGGGGCGTCCGTTTTTCTCAGCGCCGGAGCGTGCTCGCTTCGGCCGGCTGACACCAGCCGCCGACCTTTACGCCTTGGGGGTGTCGGCCTTGAGCCTCTACACCGGTCAAGATCCCGCCAGCCTCTACGACGAAGCCCAGGGCTGTTGGTCACTACAGGGGGTAGAGGCGGAGGTGGCCGGTTGGCTGGCACCCCTGCTGGAAGACCTGCCGGCCCGGCGTGTGCAGCAAGCGGCCGATGCCCTGCGGCTGCTCGATCAGCCGCCCACCGCTCCGTTGGCCAGCTCCCTCCCTGCGCTGGGGAGCCCGGCGCCCGGCCTTGGTGCACTCAGCAAGCCCGTGCTGCATCAGCAGCTGGTGAGCACCTACGGCCCGATGGTGGAGTTGCTGCTCGACAGCCAGCCCAGCGTGATTGCGGCCGTGCAGGTGCCTGCGCTGCAGGAGCGGTTGGTGGCGGCTGGCTTGTCGCGCGCTGACGTGGAGGAGGCCTGCCGCACCGCGCAGGTGCAGCCGGAGCCGGCGGTTGCGGTCGAGCCTGAGCTCCCGCAGGCCTCCGTGCCGTCCCCTGCTCAACCGGCGGGGCCTGACCTGGGCTATATGCCGGCGCTGCGCCTTGCGATTGGTCCGATCGCTGATCTGATCTGGACGGCGGAGATGGAGCGGGCTGCGGCTGCTGATCCTCGGCGCTTGCGCGAGTTATTGCTCCAGGCCAGCGTTCCTGAGGCCGCTGTGGAGTTGTTGTTGCAGCAGGTTTCAGAGGCGGTGGCTGAGTCGGTTCCTGTCGTGGTGGAAGCCATTCAGCCCACCACCCCCGAGCAGGAGGCGCCTGCGGCCGTCGATGGGGAGCAGTTGCTGCTGCGCCTGATCGGCCCCATTGGCAGCACGGTGTGGCAAGAGGTGGCCCACTTGCCGGCGGAGCAGCGGCTGGTGGCTCTGGAAACCACCCTGCGGGGCTACGGCCTGGATGCGTTCACCCTCGCTGATCTGCGCCGGCAGCTTCAAGGGGGATGA
- the argS gene encoding arginine--tRNA ligase → MLRIAATLNNQLRAAMERAFPEAAPPAGGFDPQLAPASKPEFGDFQANGALPLAKPLGQPPRAIATAVVEQLKADPSFTELCLEPQIAGPGFINLTLRPERLAAEVQACLQDQRLGVPAVPGGAPVVVDFSSPNIAKEMHVGHLRSTIIGDSLARVLEFRGHPVLRLNHVGDWGTQFGMLITHLKQVAPEALETADAVDLGDLVAFYRQAKQRFDDDEAFQTTSREEVVKLQGGDPVSLKAWGLLCDQSRREFQKIYNRLDIRLSERGESFYNPYLEAVVADLEATGLLVIDDGARCVFLEGVSGKDGKPLPVIVQKSDGGFNYATTDLAAIRYRFGSSPDGDGARRVIYVTDAGQANHFAGVFQVARRAGWLPDDGRLEHVPFGLVQGEDGKKLKTRAGDTVRLKDLLDEAVERAEADLRRRLDEEGREEDDAFIEHVATTVGLAAVKYADLSQNRITNYQFSFDRMLALQGNTAPYLLYAVVRIAGIARKGGDLEGTSAPEAQSLSFTEPQEWALVRELLKFDAVIAEVEEELLPNRLCTYLFELSQVFNRFYDQVPVLKAEDPARSSRLALCRLTADTLKLGLGLLGISTLERM, encoded by the coding sequence ATGCTCCGCATCGCTGCAACCCTGAACAATCAGCTGCGAGCAGCGATGGAGCGTGCCTTTCCTGAGGCGGCGCCGCCGGCGGGAGGGTTCGATCCCCAGTTGGCCCCCGCCAGCAAGCCCGAGTTCGGCGATTTTCAGGCCAATGGAGCCCTGCCGCTGGCTAAACCGCTGGGGCAGCCGCCGCGGGCGATTGCCACGGCGGTGGTGGAGCAGCTGAAGGCGGATCCGAGCTTTACGGAGCTGTGCCTCGAGCCCCAGATCGCAGGACCTGGGTTCATCAACCTCACCCTGCGCCCCGAGCGGCTCGCGGCTGAAGTGCAGGCCTGCCTCCAGGACCAACGCCTTGGGGTGCCGGCTGTGCCGGGCGGCGCACCGGTGGTGGTGGATTTTTCCAGCCCCAACATCGCTAAAGAGATGCACGTGGGGCACCTGCGCTCCACGATCATTGGCGACTCGCTGGCGCGGGTGCTCGAGTTTCGCGGCCACCCGGTGTTGCGGCTCAACCATGTGGGCGACTGGGGCACCCAGTTCGGGATGCTGATCACGCATCTCAAACAGGTGGCCCCTGAGGCGCTCGAGACTGCAGATGCGGTGGATCTGGGCGATCTCGTGGCCTTTTACCGCCAGGCCAAGCAGCGCTTCGACGACGACGAGGCCTTCCAGACCACCTCTCGTGAGGAAGTGGTGAAGCTGCAGGGCGGTGATCCGGTGTCGCTGAAGGCCTGGGGTCTGCTCTGCGATCAGAGCCGCCGTGAGTTCCAGAAGATCTACAACCGGCTCGATATTCGCCTCAGCGAGCGCGGCGAATCCTTCTACAACCCCTATCTCGAAGCAGTGGTGGCTGATTTAGAGGCCACCGGGCTGCTGGTGATCGACGACGGCGCGCGCTGCGTGTTTCTCGAGGGTGTGAGCGGTAAGGACGGCAAGCCGCTGCCGGTGATCGTGCAGAAGAGCGATGGCGGTTTCAACTACGCCACCACGGATCTGGCCGCCATTCGTTACCGCTTCGGCTCCTCTCCCGATGGAGATGGTGCTCGCCGCGTGATTTACGTGACCGATGCCGGCCAGGCCAATCATTTCGCCGGAGTGTTCCAAGTGGCACGCCGCGCCGGCTGGCTGCCAGACGACGGGCGACTGGAGCACGTGCCCTTCGGCCTGGTGCAGGGGGAAGACGGCAAAAAACTCAAAACGCGTGCGGGCGACACGGTGCGTTTGAAGGATCTGCTCGATGAGGCGGTGGAACGCGCCGAAGCGGATCTGCGACGTCGTCTGGACGAGGAGGGCCGCGAAGAAGACGATGCCTTCATTGAGCACGTGGCCACCACCGTGGGATTGGCGGCGGTGAAGTACGCCGACCTCAGCCAGAACCGGATCACCAATTACCAGTTCAGCTTTGATCGGATGTTGGCCCTGCAGGGCAACACGGCCCCCTACTTGCTCTACGCGGTGGTCCGCATTGCCGGCATCGCCCGCAAAGGTGGTGACCTGGAAGGAACATCGGCGCCGGAAGCCCAATCCCTCAGCTTCACCGAGCCGCAGGAGTGGGCCCTGGTGCGGGAGCTGCTCAAGTTCGATGCGGTGATCGCTGAGGTGGAGGAAGAGCTGCTCCCCAACCGCCTCTGCACCTATCTGTTCGAACTGAGCCAGGTGTTCAACCGCTTCTACGACCAGGTGCCGGTGCTCAAGGCGGAAGACCCGGCCCGTTCCTCCCGCTTGGCTCTCTGTCGCCTCACCGCCGACACCCTCAAACTGGGATTGGGCCTGCTGGGGATTTCCACCCTGGAGCGGATGTGA
- a CDS encoding histidinol-phosphate transaminase, giving the protein MTHDQSSAVGSFPQPRAEVESLHAYSAPLEGRRQMLRLDFNENTIGPSPQVVEALRAIPADHIAIYPEYDGLQQAVIANLDLPLQPDQVGLFNGVDAAIHAIFHAYGDRGETLLTTSPTFGYYTPCAQMQGMVIQAIPYEGAAFAFPLEAIRNALESTPRLLLICNPNNPTGTRLAPQQILELAAAAPQTLVVVDELYEAFTGDSVLPLADFSALSNLLVLRSLAKTAGLAGLRIGFAIGHSAVVDRISRVTGPYDINSFAVTAAFAALQDQAYTDGYVAEVIEARTWMAEQLQAAGVRHHVEGGNYLLLWPQHDPAVVDQQLRAAGILVRAMTGKPLIDGSLRVSIGTREQMQRFWAAYRQIESIPG; this is encoded by the coding sequence ATGACGCACGATCAGAGCAGCGCGGTGGGCTCGTTTCCTCAGCCCCGCGCCGAGGTGGAGAGCCTGCACGCCTACAGCGCACCGCTGGAGGGGCGGCGTCAGATGCTGCGGCTCGATTTCAACGAGAACACCATCGGCCCGAGCCCGCAGGTGGTGGAAGCGTTGCGCGCCATCCCTGCTGATCACATCGCCATTTATCCCGAATACGACGGCCTGCAACAGGCGGTGATCGCCAACCTGGATTTGCCGCTGCAGCCCGATCAGGTGGGCTTGTTTAACGGCGTGGATGCCGCGATTCACGCCATCTTTCATGCCTATGGCGACCGTGGTGAGACGTTGCTCACCACATCTCCCACCTTTGGTTATTACACCCCCTGCGCGCAGATGCAGGGCATGGTGATTCAGGCCATTCCCTATGAAGGCGCCGCGTTTGCCTTTCCGCTCGAGGCGATCCGCAACGCGCTGGAGTCCACCCCTCGGCTGCTGTTGATCTGCAACCCCAATAACCCCACCGGCACGCGCCTGGCGCCGCAGCAGATCCTGGAGCTGGCTGCCGCTGCCCCGCAAACCTTGGTGGTGGTCGATGAGCTCTACGAGGCCTTCACCGGCGACAGCGTGCTGCCCCTGGCCGATTTCAGCGCTCTGTCCAATCTTCTGGTGCTTCGCTCCCTGGCTAAAACGGCCGGTTTGGCAGGCCTGCGCATCGGTTTTGCCATCGGCCACTCCGCCGTGGTGGATCGCATCAGCCGGGTCACTGGCCCCTACGACATCAACAGCTTTGCGGTGACAGCCGCCTTCGCCGCGCTTCAGGATCAGGCCTACACCGATGGCTACGTGGCTGAGGTGATCGAGGCCCGAACCTGGATGGCGGAGCAGTTGCAAGCTGCCGGGGTGCGCCATCACGTGGAGGGTGGCAACTATCTGCTGCTCTGGCCTCAACATGATCCGGCTGTCGTGGATCAGCAGCTGCGCGCAGCCGGGATCCTGGTGCGGGCGATGACGGGTAAGCCTTTGATCGATGGTTCCCTCAGGGTGAGCATCGGCACAAGGGAACAGATGCAGCGGTTCTGGGCGGCCTACCGGCAGATCGAATCGATCCCGGGATAA
- a CDS encoding MBL fold metallo-hydrolase, whose protein sequence is MAQPTTTARPSSSFLPVRALAAVAVALPLAASANTGVTITSYGHSALLIRGGGATVLLNPFKAVACAAGLAEPRVSANVILASSRLLDEGAPVASGRMLSSPGSYRVAGLKIEGISAPHDRFGGRRFGQSTLWRWKQGGLEFAHLGGTAAQLTPEDRVLLGKPDVLIIGVGGGAKVYTGAEAAAVVRELNPRRVIPVQYVSGTTPKDCDQSSVDPFLQAMSGTPVKRVGRVLTLPATLGDGTQIDVMR, encoded by the coding sequence ATGGCCCAGCCCACCACCACGGCACGGCCCAGCTCCTCATTTCTGCCGGTCCGTGCCCTGGCGGCAGTGGCCGTCGCCCTGCCCCTGGCAGCGAGTGCCAATACGGGGGTGACGATCACCAGCTACGGCCACAGCGCACTGCTGATCCGCGGTGGTGGCGCCACGGTGCTGCTCAATCCGTTCAAGGCCGTGGCCTGTGCAGCGGGTCTGGCGGAGCCGCGCGTGAGCGCCAATGTGATCCTGGCTAGCAGTCGCCTGCTGGATGAAGGCGCCCCCGTGGCCAGTGGCCGCATGCTGAGCAGCCCCGGCTCCTACCGGGTGGCCGGTCTGAAGATCGAAGGCATCTCCGCCCCCCACGACCGCTTCGGTGGCCGTCGCTTCGGCCAATCCACCCTCTGGCGCTGGAAGCAGGGTGGCCTTGAGTTTGCCCATCTGGGAGGCACCGCAGCCCAGCTCACGCCTGAAGACCGGGTGCTGCTCGGCAAACCCGATGTGCTGATCATCGGGGTGGGCGGCGGCGCGAAGGTGTACACCGGCGCTGAAGCAGCCGCCGTCGTGCGCGAACTCAACCCCCGCCGCGTCATCCCGGTGCAATACGTGAGCGGCACCACCCCGAAAGACTGCGATCAAAGCAGCGTGGATCCCTTCCTGCAGGCGATGAGCGGCACACCGGTGAAGCGCGTGGGGCGCGTGCTCACCCTGCCGGCGACCCTCGGCGATGGCACCCAGATCGACGTGATGCGCTGA
- a CDS encoding aminodeoxychorismate/anthranilate synthase component II — protein sequence MLLVLDNYDSFTFNLVQYLGELASDHPITDELRVERNDALTLEQIRELSPDAILISPGPGDPDQSGVCLDVLRDLSPTIPTLGVCLGHQSLAQVYGGKVVRAKELMHGKTSPVLHEGAGVFAGLPNPLTATRYHSLIAERESLPDCLEITAWLEDGTIMGLRHRHYPHLQGVQFHPESVLTQSGHQLLSNFLAQAAAG from the coding sequence ATGCTTCTCGTTCTCGACAACTACGACAGCTTCACCTTCAACCTGGTGCAGTACCTGGGTGAGCTCGCCAGCGATCACCCGATCACCGACGAGCTACGGGTAGAGCGCAACGACGCCCTCACCCTCGAGCAGATCCGCGAACTGAGCCCCGACGCGATCCTGATCTCCCCCGGCCCCGGTGACCCCGACCAATCCGGCGTATGCCTTGACGTGCTGCGGGATCTGAGCCCCACCATCCCCACCCTGGGGGTATGCCTGGGCCACCAATCGCTTGCGCAGGTCTACGGCGGCAAGGTGGTGCGAGCGAAGGAGCTGATGCACGGCAAAACCTCGCCGGTGCTACATGAGGGGGCGGGCGTGTTCGCCGGCTTACCGAATCCCCTCACCGCCACCCGCTATCACAGCCTGATCGCCGAGCGGGAATCGCTCCCCGACTGCCTGGAGATCACCGCCTGGCTGGAAGACGGCACGATCATGGGCCTGCGCCACCGCCACTACCCCCACCTGCAGGGGGTGCAGTTCCACCCCGAGAGCGTGCTCACCCAGAGCGGGCACCAGCTGCTGAGCAATTTTCTGGCTCAAGCTGCAGCCGGCTAG
- a CDS encoding diacylglycerol kinase family protein — MLVPQEPSPDLRPALRDVQERPSEHPKVRRLGAWTVAGDLPASFRYAAQGLIYSFRSQRNFRIHVVTGAVVFALGLWLQLPLAQLAVLVLTVAAVLVLELINTATEAVVDLAIGRRFHPLARIAKDCAAAAVLVAAISSLVIAALLLLPALIARLGV; from the coding sequence ATGCTCGTTCCCCAGGAACCCAGCCCGGACCTGAGACCGGCCCTGCGCGACGTGCAAGAGAGACCGTCTGAGCACCCCAAAGTGCGCCGCCTCGGCGCCTGGACCGTGGCCGGCGACCTGCCCGCCAGCTTTCGCTACGCCGCCCAGGGGCTGATTTACAGCTTCCGCAGCCAGCGCAACTTCCGCATCCATGTGGTGACGGGAGCCGTGGTGTTCGCCCTCGGGCTCTGGCTGCAGCTGCCCCTGGCCCAGCTGGCGGTGCTGGTGCTCACGGTGGCGGCAGTCCTGGTGCTGGAGCTGATCAACACCGCCACCGAGGCTGTGGTGGATCTGGCCATCGGCCGCCGCTTCCACCCCTTGGCCCGCATCGCTAAAGACTGCGCCGCGGCCGCAGTGCTCGTGGCGGCCATCAGCTCCCTGGTGATCGCGGCGCTACTGCTGTTGCCCGCCCTGATCGCGCGTCTGGGCGTTTGA
- the ybeY gene encoding rRNA maturation RNase YbeY encodes MPFSESSDLSPDLDLAFEADDSLAAAVLAAAGDLADPLAGAELWHERISQWLEQVAPELPAELQAPAYSLGLSLVSDAEIAELNSDWRGKAGPTDVLAFAAQDDGLDDAPPLPMPDLDDDSIEPLELGDVVISLDTAARQAVEHGHDLPHELLFLVTHGLLHLLGWDHPDEASLAAMLARQERLLSATHQR; translated from the coding sequence ATGCCATTCAGCGAGAGCAGCGACCTGTCGCCCGATCTGGACCTGGCCTTCGAGGCTGACGACAGCCTGGCGGCAGCGGTGCTAGCCGCTGCCGGTGATCTGGCCGACCCGCTGGCCGGAGCTGAGCTGTGGCATGAACGCATCAGCCAATGGCTGGAGCAGGTTGCTCCCGAGTTGCCAGCTGAGCTGCAAGCACCGGCTTACAGCCTGGGCCTGAGCCTGGTGAGCGATGCGGAGATCGCGGAGCTCAACAGCGACTGGCGCGGCAAAGCTGGCCCCACGGATGTGCTGGCTTTCGCCGCCCAGGACGACGGCCTCGATGACGCACCACCGTTGCCGATGCCCGACCTGGACGACGACAGCATCGAACCGCTGGAGCTCGGCGACGTGGTGATTTCCCTAGACACTGCGGCTCGCCAAGCGGTGGAGCACGGCCACGACCTGCCCCATGAGCTGCTGTTTCTCGTCACCCACGGGCTCTTGCACCTGCTGGGCTGGGATCACCCCGATGAGGCCAGCCTGGCGGCGATGCTGGCGCGGCAAGAGCGACTTCTTTCCGCTACACACCAGCGGTAA
- a CDS encoding DUF3285 domain-containing protein has protein sequence MTEENPSFTKLAMRNMVRKGKLSLTHFGLTALGFLGFIVLVAYLGRPQIPGG, from the coding sequence ATGACTGAAGAGAACCCCAGCTTCACCAAGCTGGCCATGCGCAACATGGTGCGCAAAGGCAAGCTCAGCCTCACCCACTTCGGCCTCACAGCCCTGGGCTTCCTCGGCTTCATCGTGCTGGTGGCCTACCTGGGCCGGCCACAGATCCCAGGTGGCTGA